One Mus musculus strain C57BL/6J chromosome 2, GRCm38.p6 C57BL/6J genomic window, gagagagagagagaatgaatcagcACAGAAGCTGTCTGTCTTACCAGGTGTAGCAGCAAATGGTAAGATGTCTTGGGTGCCGGTAGGTAAGAAGGGCTATGGTGCAAGGCTCAGTGTTTCTGTCTTTTCCTTGTGGCTTTGGCCAAGGGCTGTCCATTTTCCCTCAGTGTCATAAGCACAGGTCATGAAAAGGATCATAGTGGTGTCAGAAAAGTCACTGGACTGACTGCCTATTTCATAGGAAGTACTCTGGGTTGTGTCGCACGGCTTTTATCTATCCACCTTGCTATTTACCTACCTATTCATACCTGaatctttccatccatccatttacccatcATGCATCCATTTATTTATACACCCCCATGTTGCGCgctctcaactggccaggaagaacgacgctgctacagaatccttctgcacacgtttattcagtcctgtttcttctttttccatatatctcccttgtttatatctcccttgtttatatctcccttgtttttatatctcccttgtttttatatctcccttgtttttatatctcccccgaaccctgggcctctcactcttttatactctcagttcccatccacgcacagcaggccacgccgcctcaccaggcacgcagcttcagctaatcagggcagcaggggcaaatctccaccaaattggattcacctgtatcctggtacacctgcgcagcactcaagatgtttgtgtcttatatgaggaagtcaggtgcaagtcatatgacttagctgcagtccctggcgcctttaggactgccgccacacccgctccccacaattcccccttttttcttttttggcagagagaatgtctgtagatagccccccgcagccatgtcccttacccgtccttgggtgacaaacagcattggtttgatccctgtcttaggttggtgacatgcccagggagtcttatcactgactacctctcatgccaagccactcctggggagattgtgttttgcttgcagcaggtgcatcaaaaggccaggatgttaattaacctatggccagatcttaattgctgcaagcaagcctcatgggtgaaggtagaggtctgatccccagtgtgcaagcataggggccctacacaaaaccatcccttaggctcatcacccagagaggtcttggccagctcccgtgtcgtttttcctgggggaagggaactaggacactgaaccttcatgcaatcagacataccttccacaggatgccaacagcaagctatcctctgtgcagtgcttagcctcgcaccccacggcataacgcagcataatttcttttagagtggcaaaccaaatctgagattgtcccgcctccactgcagcaaaagcctacgctaccatggcgaaagtgcgggccgcacactctgcacctaacacatgtgccaaacacaaaagacacacacactataacaagcatacatcccagggctctcatccccgctcatcttccctgaagcaagggatagatagccagaggggctatatctttaaggggaattcagggatcaaaaagcgtggaaaaatttgaatgtcatgtcgagctggtatcggcttctggaataccaaaaggatctctcatctcggctccatcctttgtgcttgtgggatcatccaccacatccacaggggcaactggatcaggagcctcattcttgcagcgtctcaccaatctctccggcacccaaagaggttccatctggtcctgtggaaacacacaaacagaccctctcgcccacatcaacacctgatctggttgatcctctccaaatctccggacagaaggtccacctacaggtggctgctgaggaggcatagggaggcggcacaaaagctaattcgccttcctcctccacctcggctcttttattttgtcctttctgtccacctgataacactgtgtctcctttctttttcctttttctttttaagcccttctcctcttccgacatactttcttgttgctctgtaaggattttctgacctgtcttgactgcctctacacacagtttcaaacagtaacagagtccatatatcagaacaaacaagaccaaaactatcagacctacccacaaagggtcaatagaagaaaaaagcataactacacagcgaggatctattgatcactacactgaggttatcatagttccttaatctgtcctgaaaccgtgaaccttaacttgtcccaaagccatgaacctttagttaccttgtacctgcttcctggcaacgttatattcgcctctattttatcggaggtccttcccaaactcctgggttactttgtgcctacttcctggcaactttatgctcacctctattttatccgaggtccttcccaaactcctggggtcgcaagtttcactcaccgtgaacttaccctgccagcaaccactgactgctgaaagttctgaactcggtgggggagtcagttccccgtacgggccaccaattgtcgcatctgctctcgaccagcaagaacgatgcgaccaccagtccttctaacagcagtttattcagtcttcatctttcttctttctcttcatcaataccgttccccagctgaatagttctgaatccacgctggatccttctcaacagtctgttttacgggaacacttcattaaccccttcttccccgttatgcagttctgaatcctccctgtagcagggggtcttcgctcttgcctgaagatgtttcttttcccgggtttcgggcaccacttcttgcgcgcgctcgcaactggccaggaagaacgacgctgctacagaatccttctgcacacgtttattcagtcctgtttcttctttttccatatatctcccttgtttatatctcccttgtttatatctcccttgtttttatatctcccttgtttttatatctcccttgtttttatatctcccccgaaccctgggcctctcactcttttatactctcagttcccatccacgcacagcaggccacgccgcctcaccaggcacgcagcttcagctaatcagggcagcaggggcaaatctccaccaaattggattcacctgtatcctggtacacctgcgcagcactcaagatgtttgtgtcttatatgaggaagtcaggtgcaagtcatatgacttagctgcagtccctggcgcctttaggactgccgccacacccgctccccacaccccCATCCATGCATCCAAACCGCATTATGAAGTGCAGTTGACAAATAATCCCATGTGTTTACAGTGGACAATTTGAAATTGTAATACTTGTGCCCCTTTCAGAGTCATTCATCACTTGTCTTTTGGACAAGACCGAGGTCTCTGTAATTGCCTCCTTACATGGACCCAGCtaaagtctattttttttctctctttgctaTGGACCAAGAAGACTCCTCTAAGTTCTCCTTAGTCTATGAACTTCTCAATCCCCTGCCTTCCCTATAACCTATAAAATTATGAAGCATTTTACTTCCATTTTCATGACATGAGGAGaaccttatttttccttttcctttgtaaACAGCCAATCATCTTAAACAATCTCCACAGCTGCTTAGACCaatttgtgtgtttctttttattcccAAATGGAACCAACCATCATACTCCTCCTATTTCAGAGTTATAATGAGGAATCCAGTTTTCCAATTCTGTGAAGATAAGCAAGTACCTTCTTTGCCTTTGTTTCGAGTGTGTTATCAAGCCCCTTACTTCcccctttttgtcttcattccttATGGCATTATATCTCTGGCtccttatttttcctttaattcaAAGGCAGGTTTCTGATACTCACTGTATTTCTCATATTTATGATTGTAATTAGAGTCTCTATTTTGTCTTTATTCCACAAAGAGCTTGGACTAAGGCTTAAGGCTCACCAGACAATGGACCCCACTTAGTtcttgaacattaaaaaaaactgcCCATTTATTCTATATCCCATTGATACAAATAGGCCAGTTATTTCTCCTTTATCCCatagattaaataaatatttattttctcctcCAAATCATCAGTCTTTCTGGTATTGTTTGGGGGGAACTAATTCAGGAAACAAGATGCCCACACTGACATGAGGCAGGAAGCAGTTCTATTGTGCAGTTATGACTTACACTCAGGCTCAGCAGAGGACTGTTTGAAAAGCTCagccccagggctggagagatggctcattagttaagagtactgttgctcttgcagagaagccCTGTacctgattcccagcacccacattggtggtccacaaccatctgtaactccagctcatgGGACTCTGACGCTCCCTTCTGACTTTGTCAGACATCAAGCACACAAGtggaacacacatgtacattcagGCGGAacattcataaatataaaataaaaatttaaaatacatagcagaaagaaagaaagaactgaaccCCAAGTTCAGTTAAACAGAATGTTTCGTACACCTCTGTCCTTCTGCTGGCACATAACAATCCAATTTTGTTGGCTATATTTAGCTTAATTAATAGTGTGTTGATTGTCAATAAGCAGAGTTCTTCCTCCACCCAAGTAGCAGAGCTTACTTAACAAGTCATTTCTAATACAGAGGAGAAAGGTATAGGTGAGACATCTATTTTGTAGTGAGTTCGGCTCATCCAACCTAGAGTGTTCTAAAGCTTCCATGTCTGGAGCTCGACAGATTCTAGGACTCTATGGAGCACAATATGGACGCTGTGGTACCCTAATAGTACTATAAACTATTATTACTGGAGGGACACAATGAAGCTTAGACTAGGACTAGGAGCTCATCAGACAATGGATCCAGCATATGAATCAGATTCAGGAAGAATCACACAGATGATTTTGAGAAATCTCCAGTGCTGGACACAAGGACAaatgctaggtgtggtggcacacacctttaatcccagtactcagtaggcagatctctgtgagttccaggcctgccagaaCTCTATAAtgggactctgtttcaaaaacagagATGAAAAAATCTAGGCTCAGGGAGATTAAGTAGCCCAGAATCTCCAGAGTACAGCTGGAGCATGAGACATGTGTGTTGCCTGCCATATCACTCTGCTTCTCAATGACTAGTTTTAGTTTTTAAcgtttaaactttaattttgaaataatatgAAACTTACAAATAGACTGAAAAGATCCCgaacaaacaaaagcccacagAACCTCGCCTAGGTCTTTAACCTCCTGAAACATTGACATAATCCCAGTACAACTATAAAACTAAGAAGTTAGCATTTCACAATACAGTCACTACAGTACATTCAGATTGTGGtatatgtgcgtgcgtgtgtgtgcgtgcgtgtgtgtgtgtgtgtgtgtgtgtgtgtatgttggtgcAGGTAGATGTgtatgaaggccagaggttgCTATTGGAATGTCTTACAGCATTACTCTCTGTCTTATTTTTGAGGCTAGGTCTCTCAATGAACCTAGACTTAGCATTTTGTCCACACTGATTGACAGGTGAGGCCCTGGGACCCACCCATATTTGCTTTCCAACACTATGGCTATTAGTGTTCACAGCCCAATCTGACTTTTCTGTGAGTGCTGAGGATCTAAGCTAGGATCCTTATGCTGACACTGAAGAAAACATCTCTCTAGTCCAAGGCTTTGTTGATTCTCTTACTATTGTTCTTTTGCTGGGGGCAAAACATTAGGGTACTGTAATGAGCTCTTAACATACAGGTTGCACCCTGCAGCGATAATTTCTGAGTAAGACTCCTGGCTGACTTCACATGGGGAGCTTGGGGTTACCTCACAAAGCTCTGCTGGGTCATAACAGGATTACAAGGGATAGCCTGGGAACCTGCCAGCACAGTGGGAAACAGCAGAGAGAAATCTGTGGCAGGTAGGAGGCAGGTGAGTAAGGGGACCTGACTGAGGAAGCACAGGGGTTGCTGGTGACTTGATAAGGTGGGTGGAATATACTACGCCAGGTTCCATGTGGTCAATTCCTTTGTCTCAGTTCAAATACAACTTATTCCATAAACTTTCATCTATTTCCATACACAGTGCCCTCTGCTATAGCATGTCTTTATTGTGTGGCTCTGAAGTCTGTTCTTGGGATCACACTACATGTACAGGCAAGGCTAGGGAACGCTCTCATGGCTTGGTATGTGTGCAGAGACAACCTCTTAACCTGGATTGCTAAAGAACAGAATGGCCATTGCTAGTGGCAGGAGCACTGCTCTGGCCCTTGGGAAGTTTTCCATGGATAGTGTCCTTAGCACTTTGGAAGAGTGAACTCAGTGTCTTGATCTCTGCTTTAGGGTCCGTGAAGCTGTCTCCCAGGAAGCCAATGCCGGCAAGACTGCTGTGGAAGGCGGAGAGAACTGTTGCTGCACTCGAAAGCTGGCAGCACTGCAGCTAAGTGCCTTCCGAAGCCATGGAGATGAAGGCCAGAGGTTTGAGGATCCccttgctgctgttgctggtgACTGTGGTCGTAATGGCTAAGGTGAATCACATCCAGAGGTGGGGGGGTTTCAAGGAGAAGGCCATGAGCAAGAAAAACATCAACTCGACACTCCATTTTTTCATCCGCTCTTACAACAACGCAAGCAACGACACCTACTTGTATCAAGTTCAGAAGCTAATTCAAGGTCAGATGCAGGTTTGTGCTTTGTTGCCCGGACATCAACACAAGCCCCATCCTGCTTCTTGAGACATATG contains:
- the Cstl1 gene encoding cystatin-like 1 isoform X1 → MEMKARGLRIPLLLLLVTVVVMAKVNHIQRWGGFKEKAMSKKNINSTLHFFIRSYNNASNDTYLYQVQKLIQGQMQLTTGVEYLVTVKIGRTKCKKNETKKASCPLQSSKLKKSLICKSLIYSVPWMNYYQLWNNSCQES